The Phaenicophaeus curvirostris isolate KB17595 chromosome 15, BPBGC_Pcur_1.0, whole genome shotgun sequence genome window below encodes:
- the PRR7 gene encoding proline-rich protein 7 isoform X2, which translates to MVMSQGTYTFLTCFAGFWLIWGLIVLLCCFCSYLRRRVKRQQEERLREQSLRALELEPLHYEGYGGSPPSIAIPHRLRLEPHHHHPHHIPPPRPWSCRHESDLSKPPCYEEALLMAEPPPPYSEVLMDTRGLYRKINAPFLSHERLEKQEQPPSYKPLFLDAGYGSALHLPRSASPSPACPDLYLQAECSPRMFPSWTDSELSSRDTYEPGPWHLPVSMPLFGRTTAV; encoded by the exons ATGGTGATGTCCCAGGGCACCTACACCTTCCTCACCTGCTTCGCGGGCTTCTGGCTCATCTGGGGGCTCATcgtgctgctgtgctgcttctgcagctacCTGCGGCGGCGGGTGAAGCGGCAGCAGGAGGAGCGGCTGCGGGAGCAGAGCCTGCGCGCGCTGGAGCTGGAGCCGCTGCACTACGAGGGTTACGGGGGCAGCCCCCCCAGCATCGCCATCCCCCACCGCCTCCGCCTCGAGCCCCACCATCATCACCCCCACCATATCCCACCCCCCAGGCCCTGGAGCTGCCGGCACG AATCGGACCTGTCGAAGCCGCCGTGCTACGAGGAGGCGCTGCTGATGGCAGAGCCCCCCCCGCCGTACAGCGAGGTGCTGATGGACACGCGGGGGCTCTACCGCAAAATCAATGCCCCCTTCCTGAGCCACGAGCggctggagaagcaggagcagccccCCAGCTACAAACCCCTTTTCCTGGACGCCGGCTACGGTTCGGCGCTGCACCTGCCCCGCTCggccagccccagccctgcctgcccggACCTCTACCTGCAGGCAGAGTGCTCCCCCCGCATGTTTCCCAGCTGGACGGACTCggagctcagcagcagggacacctaCGAGCCGGGACCCTGGCACCTCCCGGTCTCCATGCCCCTCTTTGGCAGGACTACCGCTGTCTAA
- the PRR7 gene encoding proline-rich protein 7 isoform X1 — MVMSQGTYTFLTCFAGFWLIWGLIVLLCCFCSYLRRRVKRQQEERLREQSLRALELEPLHYEGYGGSPPSIAIPHRLRLEPHHHHPHHIPPPRPWSCRHGVRGGLCLAESDLSKPPCYEEALLMAEPPPPYSEVLMDTRGLYRKINAPFLSHERLEKQEQPPSYKPLFLDAGYGSALHLPRSASPSPACPDLYLQAECSPRMFPSWTDSELSSRDTYEPGPWHLPVSMPLFGRTTAV; from the exons ATGGTGATGTCCCAGGGCACCTACACCTTCCTCACCTGCTTCGCGGGCTTCTGGCTCATCTGGGGGCTCATcgtgctgctgtgctgcttctgcagctacCTGCGGCGGCGGGTGAAGCGGCAGCAGGAGGAGCGGCTGCGGGAGCAGAGCCTGCGCGCGCTGGAGCTGGAGCCGCTGCACTACGAGGGTTACGGGGGCAGCCCCCCCAGCATCGCCATCCCCCACCGCCTCCGCCTCGAGCCCCACCATCATCACCCCCACCATATCCCACCCCCCAGGCCCTGGAGCTGCCGGCACG GGGTCCGGGGGGGGCTTTGCCTTGCAGAATCGGACCTGTCGAAGCCGCCGTGCTACGAGGAGGCGCTGCTGATGGCAGAGCCCCCCCCGCCGTACAGCGAGGTGCTGATGGACACGCGGGGGCTCTACCGCAAAATCAATGCCCCCTTCCTGAGCCACGAGCggctggagaagcaggagcagccccCCAGCTACAAACCCCTTTTCCTGGACGCCGGCTACGGTTCGGCGCTGCACCTGCCCCGCTCggccagccccagccctgcctgcccggACCTCTACCTGCAGGCAGAGTGCTCCCCCCGCATGTTTCCCAGCTGGACGGACTCggagctcagcagcagggacacctaCGAGCCGGGACCCTGGCACCTCCCGGTCTCCATGCCCCTCTTTGGCAGGACTACCGCTGTCTAA
- the GRK6 gene encoding G protein-coupled receptor kinase 6 isoform X3 — MELENIVANTVLLKAREGGGGNRKGKSKKWRQMLQFPHISLCEDLRQTLERDYHSLCEKQPIGHMLFRQFCETRPELSCCVKFLDAVAGYEVAPDEKRKECGQQLIEKYLKPNSEDHVPEVPSQLVAACCERLEQEPSKELFKESTKLIHDYLSVAPFADYLDSLYFNRFLQWKWLERQPVTKNTFRQYRVLGKGGFGEVCACQVRATGKMYACKKLEKKRIKKRKGEAMALNEKQILEKVNMLTLMNGGDLKFHIYHMGEAGFEEPRAAFYAAEICCGLEDLHHERIVYRDLKPENILLDDHGHIRISDLGLAVHVPEGQTIKGRVGTVGYMAPEVVKNERYTFSPDWWALGCLVYEMIEGQSPFQQRKKKIKREEVERLVKEVQEEYSEKFSPCARSLCTMLLCKDPLERLGCRGSGAKEVKEHPLFKHLNFKRLEAGMLDPPFKPDPQAIYCKDVLDIEQFSTVKGVELEPTDNDFYQKFATGSVPIPWQNEMIETECFKELNVFSTDGTVPPDLDWKGQPSPQPKKGLLQRLFSRQDCCGNCSDSEEEPTRL; from the exons atggagctggagaacatCGTCGCCAACACCGTCCTCCTCAAGGCCCGCGAGG GAGGTGGTGGAAACCGGAAAGGCAAGAGTAAGAAATGGCGTCAGATGCTGCAGTTCCCCCACATCAGCCTCTGCGAGGATCTTCGACAAACCCTCG AGCGGGACTACCACAGCCTGTGCGAGAAACAGCCTATCGGGCACATGCTCTTTCGGCAGTTCTGTGAGACACGACCTGAGCTGTCATGCTGCGTCAAGTTCCTGGATGCCGTG GCAGGGTACGAAGTGGCTCCAGATGAGAAGCGGAAGGAATGCGGGCAGCAGCTGATTGAAAAGTACTTGAAGCCAAAT AGTGAGGACCATGTGCCAGAAGTCCCCTCGCAGCTGGTGGCTGCCTGTTgtgagaggctggagcaggagccTTCCAAGGAACTCTTCAAGGAATCTACTAA GCTTATCCACGATTACCTGAGTGTGGCTCCCTTTGCTGACTACCTCGACAGCTTGTACTTCAACCGCTTCCTGCAGTGGAAATGGCTGGAACG GCAGCCAGTGACCAAAAACACTTTCCGCCAGTACCGTGTGCTGGGCAAGGGCGGTTTTGGGGAG GTGTGTGCCTGCCAAGTGCGTGCCACGGGGAAGATGTATGCCTGCAAGAAGCTAGAGAAGAAACGGATAAAAAAGCGGAAAGGAGAGGCCATGGCCctgaatgaaaaacaaatcctGGAAAAAGTGAACA TGCTGACCCTCATGAATGGAGGGGACCTCAAGTTCCATATCTACCACATGGGAGAGGCTGGCTTTGAGGAGCCCCGAGCAGCTTTCTATGCTGCTGAGATCTGCTGTGGCCTCGAGGACTTGCACCATGAGAGGATAGTGTACAG GGACCTGAAGCCAGAGAACATATTGCTGGATGACCACG GTCACATCCGTATCTCTGACTTGGGCCTAGCTGTGCATGTGCCGGAGGGCCAAACAATCAAGGGCCGGGTGGGGACAGTTGGATACATGG CTCCAGAGGTGGTGAAGAACGAGCGCTACACGTTCAGCCCAGACTGGTGGGCTCTGGGCTGCCTGGTGTATGAGATGATTGAGGGACAGTCCCCATTCCAGCAGCGCAAGAAGAAGATCAAGCGGGAGGAGGTGGAGCGGTTGGTGAAGGAAGTGCAGGAGGAGTACTCAGAGAAGTTCTCACCTTGCGCCCGCTCCCTCTGCACCATG CTTCTTTGCAAAGACCCTCTGGAGCGTTTGGGGTGCCGAGGATCTGGGGCCAAGGAAGTGAAGGAGCACCCTCTCTTCAAGCACCTTAACTTCAAGAGGTTGGAAGCAGGCATGCTAGACCCCCCCTTCAAGCCAGAT CCCCAGGCCATCTACTGCAAAGATGTTCTGGACATCGAGCAGTTCTCCACAGTGAAAGGAGTGGAGCTGGAGCCCACAGACAATGACTTCTACCAGAAGTTTGCTACAGGAAGCGTGCCCATTCCTTGGCAGAATGAG ATGATCGAGACAGAGTGTTTTAAGGAGCTGAATGTTTTTAGCACAGATGGCACAGTGCCCCCAGACCTAGACTGGAAAGGGCAGCCTTCTCCCCAACCCAAAAAAGGGTTACTCCAGCGCTTATTCAGCAGACAG GACTGTTGTGGAAACTGCAGTGACAGTGAGGAAGAGCCCACCCGACTGTAG
- the GRK6 gene encoding G protein-coupled receptor kinase 6 isoform X1, which yields MELENIVANTVLLKAREGGGGNRKGKSKKWRQMLQFPHISLCEDLRQTLERDYHSLCEKQPIGHMLFRQFCETRPELSCCVKFLDAVAGYEVAPDEKRKECGQQLIEKYLKPNSEDHVPEVPSQLVAACCERLEQEPSKELFKESTKLIHDYLSVAPFADYLDSLYFNRFLQWKWLERQPVTKNTFRQYRVLGKGGFGEVCACQVRATGKMYACKKLEKKRIKKRKGEAMALNEKQILEKVNSRFVVSLAYAYETKDALCLVLTLMNGGDLKFHIYHMGEAGFEEPRAAFYAAEICCGLEDLHHERIVYRDLKPENILLDDHGHIRISDLGLAVHVPEGQTIKGRVGTVGYMAPEVVKNERYTFSPDWWALGCLVYEMIEGQSPFQQRKKKIKREEVERLVKEVQEEYSEKFSPCARSLCTMLLCKDPLERLGCRGSGAKEVKEHPLFKHLNFKRLEAGMLDPPFKPDPQAIYCKDVLDIEQFSTVKGVELEPTDNDFYQKFATGSVPIPWQNEMIETECFKELNVFSTDGTVPPDLDWKGQPSPQPKKGLLQRLFSRQDCCGNCSDSEEEPTRL from the exons atggagctggagaacatCGTCGCCAACACCGTCCTCCTCAAGGCCCGCGAGG GAGGTGGTGGAAACCGGAAAGGCAAGAGTAAGAAATGGCGTCAGATGCTGCAGTTCCCCCACATCAGCCTCTGCGAGGATCTTCGACAAACCCTCG AGCGGGACTACCACAGCCTGTGCGAGAAACAGCCTATCGGGCACATGCTCTTTCGGCAGTTCTGTGAGACACGACCTGAGCTGTCATGCTGCGTCAAGTTCCTGGATGCCGTG GCAGGGTACGAAGTGGCTCCAGATGAGAAGCGGAAGGAATGCGGGCAGCAGCTGATTGAAAAGTACTTGAAGCCAAAT AGTGAGGACCATGTGCCAGAAGTCCCCTCGCAGCTGGTGGCTGCCTGTTgtgagaggctggagcaggagccTTCCAAGGAACTCTTCAAGGAATCTACTAA GCTTATCCACGATTACCTGAGTGTGGCTCCCTTTGCTGACTACCTCGACAGCTTGTACTTCAACCGCTTCCTGCAGTGGAAATGGCTGGAACG GCAGCCAGTGACCAAAAACACTTTCCGCCAGTACCGTGTGCTGGGCAAGGGCGGTTTTGGGGAG GTGTGTGCCTGCCAAGTGCGTGCCACGGGGAAGATGTATGCCTGCAAGAAGCTAGAGAAGAAACGGATAAAAAAGCGGAAAGGAGAGGCCATGGCCctgaatgaaaaacaaatcctGGAAAAAGTGAACAGTAGGTTTGTA GTGAGCTTAGCCTATGCATATGAAACTAAAGATGCTCTCTGCCTAGTGCTGACCCTCATGAATGGAGGGGACCTCAAGTTCCATATCTACCACATGGGAGAGGCTGGCTTTGAGGAGCCCCGAGCAGCTTTCTATGCTGCTGAGATCTGCTGTGGCCTCGAGGACTTGCACCATGAGAGGATAGTGTACAG GGACCTGAAGCCAGAGAACATATTGCTGGATGACCACG GTCACATCCGTATCTCTGACTTGGGCCTAGCTGTGCATGTGCCGGAGGGCCAAACAATCAAGGGCCGGGTGGGGACAGTTGGATACATGG CTCCAGAGGTGGTGAAGAACGAGCGCTACACGTTCAGCCCAGACTGGTGGGCTCTGGGCTGCCTGGTGTATGAGATGATTGAGGGACAGTCCCCATTCCAGCAGCGCAAGAAGAAGATCAAGCGGGAGGAGGTGGAGCGGTTGGTGAAGGAAGTGCAGGAGGAGTACTCAGAGAAGTTCTCACCTTGCGCCCGCTCCCTCTGCACCATG CTTCTTTGCAAAGACCCTCTGGAGCGTTTGGGGTGCCGAGGATCTGGGGCCAAGGAAGTGAAGGAGCACCCTCTCTTCAAGCACCTTAACTTCAAGAGGTTGGAAGCAGGCATGCTAGACCCCCCCTTCAAGCCAGAT CCCCAGGCCATCTACTGCAAAGATGTTCTGGACATCGAGCAGTTCTCCACAGTGAAAGGAGTGGAGCTGGAGCCCACAGACAATGACTTCTACCAGAAGTTTGCTACAGGAAGCGTGCCCATTCCTTGGCAGAATGAG ATGATCGAGACAGAGTGTTTTAAGGAGCTGAATGTTTTTAGCACAGATGGCACAGTGCCCCCAGACCTAGACTGGAAAGGGCAGCCTTCTCCCCAACCCAAAAAAGGGTTACTCCAGCGCTTATTCAGCAGACAG GACTGTTGTGGAAACTGCAGTGACAGTGAGGAAGAGCCCACCCGACTGTAG
- the GRK6 gene encoding G protein-coupled receptor kinase 6 isoform X2 has translation MELENIVANTVLLKAREGGGGNRKGKSKKWRQMLQFPHISLCEDLRQTLERDYHSLCEKQPIGHMLFRQFCETRPELSCCVKFLDAVAGYEVAPDEKRKECGQQLIEKYLKPNSEDHVPEVPSQLVAACCERLEQEPSKELFKESTKLIHDYLSVAPFADYLDSLYFNRFLQWKWLERQPVTKNTFRQYRVLGKGGFGEVCACQVRATGKMYACKKLEKKRIKKRKGEAMALNEKQILEKVNSRFVVSLAYAYETKDALCLVLTLMNGGDLKFHIYHMGEAGFEEPRAAFYAAEICCGLEDLHHERIVYRDLKPENILLDDHGHIRISDLGLAVHVPEGQTIKGRVGTVGYMAPEVVKNERYTFSPDWWALGCLVYEMIEGQSPFQQRKKKIKREEVERLVKEVQEEYSEKFSPCARSLCTMLLCKDPLERLGCRGSGAKEVKEHPLFKHLNFKRLEAGMLDPPFKPDPQAIYCKDVLDIEQFSTVKGVELEPTDNDFYQKFATGSVPIPWQNEMIETECFKELNVFSTDGTVPPDLDWKGQPSPQPKKGLLQRLFSRQR, from the exons atggagctggagaacatCGTCGCCAACACCGTCCTCCTCAAGGCCCGCGAGG GAGGTGGTGGAAACCGGAAAGGCAAGAGTAAGAAATGGCGTCAGATGCTGCAGTTCCCCCACATCAGCCTCTGCGAGGATCTTCGACAAACCCTCG AGCGGGACTACCACAGCCTGTGCGAGAAACAGCCTATCGGGCACATGCTCTTTCGGCAGTTCTGTGAGACACGACCTGAGCTGTCATGCTGCGTCAAGTTCCTGGATGCCGTG GCAGGGTACGAAGTGGCTCCAGATGAGAAGCGGAAGGAATGCGGGCAGCAGCTGATTGAAAAGTACTTGAAGCCAAAT AGTGAGGACCATGTGCCAGAAGTCCCCTCGCAGCTGGTGGCTGCCTGTTgtgagaggctggagcaggagccTTCCAAGGAACTCTTCAAGGAATCTACTAA GCTTATCCACGATTACCTGAGTGTGGCTCCCTTTGCTGACTACCTCGACAGCTTGTACTTCAACCGCTTCCTGCAGTGGAAATGGCTGGAACG GCAGCCAGTGACCAAAAACACTTTCCGCCAGTACCGTGTGCTGGGCAAGGGCGGTTTTGGGGAG GTGTGTGCCTGCCAAGTGCGTGCCACGGGGAAGATGTATGCCTGCAAGAAGCTAGAGAAGAAACGGATAAAAAAGCGGAAAGGAGAGGCCATGGCCctgaatgaaaaacaaatcctGGAAAAAGTGAACAGTAGGTTTGTA GTGAGCTTAGCCTATGCATATGAAACTAAAGATGCTCTCTGCCTAGTGCTGACCCTCATGAATGGAGGGGACCTCAAGTTCCATATCTACCACATGGGAGAGGCTGGCTTTGAGGAGCCCCGAGCAGCTTTCTATGCTGCTGAGATCTGCTGTGGCCTCGAGGACTTGCACCATGAGAGGATAGTGTACAG GGACCTGAAGCCAGAGAACATATTGCTGGATGACCACG GTCACATCCGTATCTCTGACTTGGGCCTAGCTGTGCATGTGCCGGAGGGCCAAACAATCAAGGGCCGGGTGGGGACAGTTGGATACATGG CTCCAGAGGTGGTGAAGAACGAGCGCTACACGTTCAGCCCAGACTGGTGGGCTCTGGGCTGCCTGGTGTATGAGATGATTGAGGGACAGTCCCCATTCCAGCAGCGCAAGAAGAAGATCAAGCGGGAGGAGGTGGAGCGGTTGGTGAAGGAAGTGCAGGAGGAGTACTCAGAGAAGTTCTCACCTTGCGCCCGCTCCCTCTGCACCATG CTTCTTTGCAAAGACCCTCTGGAGCGTTTGGGGTGCCGAGGATCTGGGGCCAAGGAAGTGAAGGAGCACCCTCTCTTCAAGCACCTTAACTTCAAGAGGTTGGAAGCAGGCATGCTAGACCCCCCCTTCAAGCCAGAT CCCCAGGCCATCTACTGCAAAGATGTTCTGGACATCGAGCAGTTCTCCACAGTGAAAGGAGTGGAGCTGGAGCCCACAGACAATGACTTCTACCAGAAGTTTGCTACAGGAAGCGTGCCCATTCCTTGGCAGAATGAG ATGATCGAGACAGAGTGTTTTAAGGAGCTGAATGTTTTTAGCACAGATGGCACAGTGCCCCCAGACCTAGACTGGAAAGGGCAGCCTTCTCCCCAACCCAAAAAAGGGTTACTCCAGCGCTTATTCAGCAGACAG agatgA
- the LOC138726970 gene encoding alpha-2Db adrenergic receptor-like has product MEPASAHPNTSGNSSGTSSAPHSPLAMGLILLAALAILLATVVGNVLVVAAVSTSRALQAPQNLFLVSLASADILVAVLVLPFSLANEVMGYWYFGGLWCSLYLALDVLLCTASIGHLCAISLDRYWAVTRAARLNLRRSPGRVKGMIGAVWVAAAVVALPPLLWVQPRGQECQLSQETWYVLASCAASFFAPCLIMVAVYCRIYQLTARRTAALLATHAPHATGKKGPGVAMPSRRRRSQHQSVSLCRQRLVRARERRFTVVLAVVMGAFVLCWFPFFFTYSLGAICGEGCHVSKPLFSFFFWIGYCNSSLNPLIYTLFNRDFRAAFRRLLAVPRWHRT; this is encoded by the coding sequence ATGGAGCCAGCCAGCGCCCACCCCAACACCTCCGGTAACAGCAGCGGCACCAGCAGCGCTCCACACTCACCTTTGGCCATGGGGCTCATCCTACTGGCCGCCTTGgccatcctgctggccacagtggTGGGCAACGTGCTGGTGGTGGCGGCCGTCTCCACCAGCCGGGCCCTGCAGGCTCCGCAGAACCTCTTCCTCGTGTCCCTGGCATCAGCAGACATCCTGGTGGCCGTCCTGGTCCTGCCCTTCTCGCTGGCCAACGAGGTGATGGGCTACTGGTATTTCGGTGGCCTGTGGTGCAGCCTGTACCTGGCGCTGGACGTGCTGCTCTGCACAGCCTCCATCGGGCACCTCTGTGCCATCAGCCTCGACCGCTACTGGGCTGTCACCCGGGCAGCCCGGCTCAACCTGCGCCGCAGCCCCGGGCGCGTGAAGGGGATGATCGGGGCGGTGTGGGTGGCAGCAGCCGTGGTGGCGCTGCCACCGCTTCTGTGGGTCCAGCCGAGGGGCCAGGAATGCCAGCTGAGCCAGGAGACCTGGTACGTGCTGGCCTCCTGCGCCGCCTCCTTCTTCGCCCCTTGCCTCATCATGGTCGCCGTCTACTGCCGCATCTACCAGCTGACGGCCCGGCGGACAGCAGCCCTGCTCGCCACCCACGCTCCACACGCCACCGGCAAGAAGGGCCCGGGGGTCGCGATGCCGAGCCGGCGGCGACGGAGCCAGCACCAGAGCGTCTCACTGTGCCGGCAGCGCCTGGTGCGAGCGCGAGAGAGACGCTTCACTGTCGTGCTGGCCGTGGTGATGGGGGCCTTCGTGCTGTGCTGGTTCCCCTTCTTCTTCACCTACAGCCTAGGGGCCATCTGTGGGGAGGGCTGCCATGTCTCCAAACCtctcttcagtttcttcttctgGATCGGCTACTGCAACAGCAGCCTCAACCCTCTCATCTACACCCTCTTCAATCGGGACTTCCGTGCCGCCTTCCGCCGGCTCCTCGCCGTCCCCCGCTGGCACCGCACCTAG
- the SLC34A1 gene encoding sodium-dependent phosphate transport protein 2A: MQRGYLLTVGISGEEVSSERRRGATPSSLDFALGMRIKGHGALQATSLEGHVDVACGHGTALSAWPSPASAGAMLPYRRESPALPRCPVRGARVVHGPQFAYCPSPQALHRLPGAHACPFTVSAVPCPDHGFPCPGSPGRLGERRERYELDALPWQGPRLGLDELQKPELGCWARVQSICVSLLKVPLMFGFLYLFVCSLDVLSSAFQLAGGKVAGDIFKDNAILSNPVAGLVVGILVTVLVQSSSTSTSIIVSMVSSGLLEVRSAIPIIMGSNIGTSVTNTIVALMQAGDRSEFKRAFAGATVHDCFNWLSVLVLLPLEVVSGYLHHVTHLVVATFNIRSGKDAPDLLKIIMEPFTKLIIQLDKSVITGIATGDESLRNRSLIRTWCGPAPPQTSAVGLGLTPNCTAPGQCNTKGIESLHNVTRQKCEHLFTDTPLPDLAVGLVLLAGSLVVLCTCLILLVKLLNSLLKGQVAKAIQKVINTDLPHPLSWLTGYFAMVVGAGMTFVVQSSSVFTSAITPLIGLGVISIERAYPLTLGSNIGTTTTAILAALASPGDKLASSFQIALCHFFFNISGILLWYPLPFTRLPIRMAKALGERTAKYRWFAVLYLIVCFLLLPSLIFGISMAGWRVLVGVGAPFLGLLFFVGLVNALQARSPGRLPKWLQNWDFLPAWMHSLQPLDQLITRATLCCTDRCRSPTGWEEHEGAPCDKARLGLDNFALSYPEEVPGPAVRVGSPRLPLHGATRL; this comes from the exons ATGCAGCGGGGTTACCTATTAACTGTAGGAATTTCTGGGGAGGAGGTGAGCAGCGAGCGGAGGCGAGGGGCAACACCGAGCTCCTTAGACTTTGCTCTTGGCATGCGTATAAAGGGCCACGGTGCCCTGCAGGCCACTTCGCTGGAGGGACATGTGGATGTGGCATGTGGACATGGCACTGCCCTGAGTGCCTGGCCGTCCCCAG CCTCAGCAGGAGCGATGCTGCCCTACCGGAGGGAGAGCCCGGCCCTGCCCCGCTGCCCGGTGCGGGGAGCAAGGGTGGTGCATGGGCCCCAATTCGCCTACTGCCCTAGCCCCCAGG ctctgcaccGGCTGCCGGGCGCCCACGCCTGCCCCTTCACTGTCAGCGCGGTGCCTTGCCCTGACCATGGCTTCCCCTGCCCCGGCTCACCGGGGCGCCTGGGCGAGCGCAGGGAGCGGTACGAGCTGGATGCGCTGCCTTGGCAGGGGCCTCGGCTGGGCTTGGATGAGCTGCAAAAGCCAG AGCTGGGGTGCTGGGCCAGAGTCCAGTCCATCTGTGTCTCCCTTCTCAAGGTGCCCCTGATGTTTGGGTTCCTGTACCTCTTTGTGTGCTCCCTGGATGTGCTCAGCTCTGCCTTCCAGCTGGCTGGAG GCAAAGTGGCCGGGGACATCTTCAAGGACAATGCCATCCTCTCCAACCCGGTGGCTGGGCTGGTGGTGGGCATCCTGGTGACCGTGCTGGTGCAGAGTTcatccacctccacctccatcatTGTCAGCATGGTCTCCTCAGGGC TGCTTGAGGTGCGCTCTGCCATCCCCATCATCATGGGCTCCAACATTGGCACCTCTGTCACCAACACCATTGTGGCCCTCATGCAGGCTGGTGACCGCAGTGAGTTCAAACG GGCCTTCGCTGGCGCCACAGTGCACGACTGCTTCAACTGGCTGTCAGTGCTGGTCCTGCTGCCACTGGAGGTGGTGAGCGGGTACCTGCACCATGTCACCCATCTGGTCGTGGCCACGTTCAACATCCGCAGTGGGAAGGATGCCCCTGACCTGCTGAAGATCATCATGGAGCCCTTCACCAAGCTCATCATCCAG CTGGACAAGTCCGTGATTACTGGCATCGCAACGGGGGATGAGAGCCTGCGCAACCGGAGCCTCATCCGCACCTGGTGTGGCCCCGCACCCCCACAG ACATCTGCTGTGGGGCTTGGGCTCACCCCGAACTGTACAGCCCCCGGCCAATGCAACACCAAGGGCATCGAGAGCCTCCACAACGTCACTCGGCAGAAGT GCGAGCACCTCTTCACTGACACACCGCTGCCGGACCTGGCCGtggggctggtgctgctggctgggTCCCTCGTCGTGCTCTGCACTTGCCTCATCCTCCTGGTTAAGCTCCTCAACTCCCTGCTCAAGGGGCAAGTGGCCAAAGCCATCCAGAAGGTCATCAACACCG ACCTTCCACACCCACTCAGCTGGCTCACCGGCTACTTCGCCATGGTGGTGGGCGCTGGGATGACCTTCGTGGTCCAGAGCAGCTCTGTCTTCACCTCGGCCATCACACCCCTGATCG GCTTGGGGGTGATCAGCATCGAGCGCGCCTACCCGCTCACCCTGGGCTCCAACATTGGCACCACCACCACCGCGATCCTGGCTGCCCTGGCCAGCCCAGGGGACAAGCTGGCTAGTTCCTTCCAG ATCGCCCTCTGCCACTTCTTCTTCAACATCTCTGGCATCCTGCTGTGGTACCCGCTGCCCTTCACCCGTCTGCCCATCCGCATGGCCAAGGCGCTGGGTGAGCGCACAGCCAAGTACCGCTGGTTTGCCGTGCTGTACCTCATCGtctgcttcctcctgctgccctccctCATCTTTGGCATCTCCATGGCGGGCTGGCGGGTGCTGGTAGGGGTGGGGGCACCCTTCCTCGGCCTTCTCTTCTTTGTGGGGCTGGTGAATGCGCTGCAGGCGCGCAGCCCTGGCCGCCTGCCCAAATGGCTGCAGAACTGGGACTTCCTCCCCGCCTGGATGCACTCGCTGCAGCCCCTCGACCAGCTCATCACCCGGGCCACCCTCTGCTGCACTGACCGCTGTCGCAGCCCCACGGGCTGGGAGGAGCACGAGGGAGCTCCCTGtgacaaggccaggctggggctggacAACTTCGCCCTCTCCTACCCTGAGGAGGTACCTGGCCCAGCTGTCCGGGTGGGCTCTCCTCGCCTACCCCTGCATGGGGCCACCCGGCTCTAG